From the genome of Kaistella daneshvariae, one region includes:
- the folE gene encoding GTP cyclohydrolase I FolE, translating to MDQDIDFDDDVFTGKEHTPLRADAFDKLPAEKIEAIQQHFHHIMETLGLDMTDDSLKDSPRRVAKMYVNEIFGGLLPENKPRVSTFSNKYKYRQMLVEKDITVYSFCEHHFLPIIGKAHVAYISNGEVIGLSKINRIVDYYAKRPQVQERLTMQIVDALKDALGTKDVACIIEAKHLCVNCRGIKDTASSTTTAELSGLFRTNPITRQEFLHYVGNHAKLD from the coding sequence ATGGATCAGGATATCGATTTTGACGACGACGTATTCACCGGAAAAGAACATACGCCCCTGCGCGCAGATGCTTTTGATAAATTGCCGGCGGAAAAAATTGAGGCGATACAGCAACATTTTCATCATATAATGGAAACGCTTGGCCTGGATATGACCGATGACTCGCTTAAAGATTCACCGCGACGCGTGGCGAAAATGTACGTGAACGAAATTTTCGGCGGTCTTCTGCCCGAAAATAAACCGCGGGTATCCACATTTTCAAACAAATACAAATACCGCCAAATGCTCGTCGAAAAAGACATTACCGTCTATTCTTTCTGTGAGCATCATTTTTTACCGATTATCGGTAAAGCGCACGTCGCTTACATTTCGAATGGCGAAGTGATCGGTCTTTCAAAAATAAACCGAATTGTGGATTATTATGCAAAACGTCCGCAAGTTCAGGAAAGGCTGACGATGCAGATTGTGGATGCGCTGAAAGATGCGTTAGGAACCAAGGATGTGGCGTGTATCATTGAAGCAAAACATTTGTGCGTGAATTGTCGCGGCATTAAAGACACTGCAAGTTCTACCACCACCGCCGAGCTAAGCGGCCTTTTCCGAACCAATCCGATCACGCGCCAGGAATTCTTACATTACGTAGGAAACCACGCAAAACTGGACTAA
- the cysS gene encoding cysteine--tRNA ligase produces MNLKIYNSLSGEKEIFTPIHENSVGMYVCGPTVYSNVHLGNVRTFMSFDFIYRTLVHLGYKVRYVRNITDAGHLTDDGDVDNDRFVKQSRLEKLEPMEIVQKYTVDFHKVLEVFNLLPPTIEPTATGHILEQIELTQKLLDKGFAYESNGSVYFDVLEYNRRGLNYGELSRRNIEELFANTRDLDGQSEKKNPQDFALWKAASPAHIMRWNSPWGEGFPGWHLECTAMSTKYLGERFDIHGGGMDLKFPHHECEVAQGKACNGVEPVNYWMHANMLTMNGQRMSKSTGNYILPMELVSGSNDFFEKAFHPTIVRFNFMQAHYRSVLDISNEAMIASEKGFQRLMEAFKILSNTDFPSAEVSTFDVQAWKEKCYAALTDDFNSPILIAHLFEAANFIFKLKEGKETLSAEDLSELKTLLSSFIFDVLGLQNIQENNNEKLDQTLQVLIELRNQARKAKNFDLSDQIRDRLLAEGIELKDGRDGTTYSIS; encoded by the coding sequence ATGAATTTAAAAATATACAATTCCCTTTCCGGTGAAAAAGAAATTTTCACGCCCATTCACGAAAACAGCGTCGGGATGTATGTTTGCGGCCCTACCGTGTACAGCAATGTTCATCTGGGAAATGTACGGACTTTCATGTCATTTGATTTTATTTACCGCACTTTGGTGCATCTCGGTTATAAAGTTCGTTACGTGCGAAATATTACCGATGCGGGCCATTTAACCGACGACGGTGATGTTGACAACGACCGTTTTGTAAAGCAGTCCCGCCTTGAAAAGTTGGAACCAATGGAAATCGTACAGAAATATACCGTGGATTTTCACAAAGTTCTAGAAGTTTTCAATTTACTTCCACCGACGATTGAACCAACTGCAACCGGACATATTTTAGAACAAATCGAGCTTACACAGAAACTTTTAGACAAAGGTTTTGCGTATGAAAGCAACGGTTCCGTTTATTTCGATGTTTTAGAATACAACCGCCGCGGTTTAAATTATGGTGAACTTTCCCGCCGCAATATTGAAGAACTTTTTGCCAATACACGCGATCTCGACGGTCAAAGTGAAAAGAAAAACCCGCAGGATTTTGCCTTGTGGAAAGCCGCTTCACCGGCACATATTATGCGCTGGAATTCGCCTTGGGGCGAAGGTTTTCCGGGTTGGCATCTGGAGTGTACTGCCATGTCAACTAAATATTTAGGTGAAAGATTTGATATTCACGGTGGTGGAATGGATTTGAAATTTCCGCATCACGAATGTGAAGTTGCGCAAGGAAAGGCCTGCAACGGCGTAGAACCTGTTAATTACTGGATGCACGCAAATATGCTGACGATGAACGGCCAGAGAATGAGCAAATCCACGGGAAATTATATTTTGCCGATGGAACTGGTTTCCGGAAGCAATGATTTTTTTGAAAAAGCTTTTCATCCGACCATCGTGCGCTTCAATTTTATGCAGGCGCATTACCGCAGCGTTCTGGATATTTCCAATGAAGCGATGATCGCAAGCGAAAAAGGTTTTCAGCGTTTGATGGAAGCATTTAAAATTCTTTCCAACACCGATTTTCCAAGTGCTGAGGTTTCCACTTTTGATGTTCAGGCGTGGAAAGAAAAATGCTACGCAGCTTTAACCGATGATTTTAATTCACCGATTTTAATTGCGCACCTCTTTGAAGCGGCTAATTTTATTTTTAAACTGAAAGAAGGAAAAGAAACGCTTTCAGCCGAAGATTTGTCGGAATTAAAAACGTTACTCAGCAGCTTTATTTTCGATGTTTTAGGTTTACAAAACATTCAGGAAAATAACAATGAAAAACTTGACCAGACTTTGCAGGTTTTAATCGAGCTCAGAAATCAGGCCCGAAAAGCCAAAAATTTCGATCTTTCAGACCAAATTCGAGATCGTTTGCTCGCCGAAGGAATAGAGCTGAAAGACGGCAGAGACGGCACAACGTATTCGATCTCATAA
- a CDS encoding 4-alpha-glucanotransferase: MKLYLNINFQTKVGENLQVLLLNDGNVEKIYHLNYTDNGNWTGEIDFFSKTISYKYRVTNQNGDVINEEYSVHHLAFPHNYDEFVIYDSWNAKNFPENYLNNKILKNKLQNFTPGKVTALKKHTHLFRLEAPVYNPDWQIVMLGNCEVLGNWQYLKTLPMTQTDFGIWEVAVVLPQNHVIEYKYGLMNIKTGEVFDVEYGPNRWALPNTENNALQIKADHYFRFKSHEMYHAAGVAVPVFSLRTENGFGVGEFPDLKNLADWAKETNLSILQILPINDTTANYSWTDSYPYAAISVYALHPQYLSVEKLDFHIPNDLVEEYKAEKDALNALSLIDYEKVISAKWKYLKAIFTANFDQILKDRNFKKFLKENEEWLLPYSAFCVLRDKYQTPNFNEWKTHRKFIFGKVASFFSPKNKDFAAATLHAWVQYQLHLQLKDAIDYTHGLGISVKGDLPIGIYRYSVEAWAEPELFGMDFQAGAPPDQFTELGQNWEFPTYNWEAMKADGYRWWKNRFKALEQYFDAMRIDHILGFFRIWRMPMSATQGILGYFYPAVPVKIEEFHARDIHFNYERFCKPFINDQILWDFFGEERDHIQGHFMNNHFDGTYSFKEEFDTQRKLADYFKTRSFNGAEERLLSLAANVLFLQEALGDDRYVYHPRFNVEKTDSYKYLSDGEKWKISELYRDYFFHRQDGLWYQQGMEKLPVILNSTDMLICGEDLGLVPDCVPQVMDRLGITALKVQRMPADDSLWYDPQNATYMNVVTASSHDSSTLRQWWQEDRGLTQNYFQHQLGQYGTAPWHLECELAEIIMLQHLYNNAMLAIFPIQEFLATDNKLKNPNMDEERINQPAVFPHYWRYRMHLNIEELVAEADFNRKIAYWISDSNRI; the protein is encoded by the coding sequence ATGAAACTTTACCTTAATATAAATTTCCAGACGAAAGTTGGTGAAAATCTGCAAGTTCTTCTTTTGAATGACGGAAACGTAGAGAAAATTTATCACCTTAATTATACCGATAACGGAAACTGGACCGGTGAAATAGATTTTTTTTCAAAAACCATTTCCTATAAATACCGGGTAACCAACCAGAACGGCGATGTCATCAATGAAGAATATTCGGTGCATCATCTGGCTTTTCCGCATAATTATGATGAATTTGTAATTTATGATTCCTGGAATGCCAAAAATTTCCCGGAAAATTACCTGAACAATAAAATTCTTAAGAATAAGCTTCAAAACTTTACACCCGGTAAAGTTACCGCGCTAAAAAAGCACACGCATCTTTTCCGCCTGGAAGCGCCGGTCTATAATCCGGACTGGCAAATTGTAATGCTTGGTAACTGTGAGGTACTTGGTAATTGGCAATATCTGAAAACTTTGCCGATGACTCAAACTGATTTTGGAATCTGGGAAGTCGCTGTGGTATTGCCGCAAAACCATGTCATCGAATACAAATATGGTTTGATGAACATCAAAACCGGTGAAGTTTTCGATGTGGAATACGGTCCGAACCGCTGGGCTTTACCGAACACCGAAAACAACGCGCTTCAGATAAAAGCCGATCATTATTTCCGCTTTAAGTCGCACGAAATGTACCATGCTGCCGGAGTGGCAGTGCCGGTTTTCTCGCTTCGCACAGAAAACGGTTTCGGTGTGGGTGAATTTCCGGATTTAAAAAATCTAGCTGATTGGGCGAAAGAAACCAATCTTTCGATATTACAGATTTTACCGATTAATGATACCACCGCAAATTATTCCTGGACGGATTCTTATCCGTACGCGGCTATTTCAGTGTACGCACTTCATCCGCAATATCTGTCGGTTGAAAAGCTGGATTTTCATATACCGAACGATTTAGTTGAAGAATATAAAGCGGAGAAAGATGCTTTAAATGCACTTTCGCTCATCGATTATGAAAAAGTTATTTCGGCAAAATGGAAATATCTTAAGGCAATTTTTACCGCTAATTTCGACCAAATTTTAAAGGATAGAAATTTCAAGAAATTCCTGAAAGAAAATGAAGAATGGCTGTTGCCGTATTCAGCTTTCTGTGTGCTGCGCGACAAATACCAAACACCGAACTTTAATGAATGGAAAACGCATCGCAAATTTATTTTCGGGAAAGTAGCGTCTTTCTTTTCACCAAAAAATAAAGATTTTGCCGCTGCAACGCTACACGCCTGGGTGCAATACCAGCTTCATCTGCAGTTGAAAGATGCGATAGATTATACACACGGTTTGGGAATTTCGGTTAAAGGTGATCTGCCGATCGGTATTTACCGCTATTCCGTGGAAGCCTGGGCAGAACCGGAACTTTTCGGTATGGATTTTCAGGCGGGCGCACCGCCGGATCAGTTTACGGAATTAGGGCAAAACTGGGAATTCCCAACCTATAATTGGGAAGCAATGAAAGCCGACGGTTACCGCTGGTGGAAAAACCGTTTTAAAGCACTGGAGCAATATTTCGACGCGATGCGCATCGACCATATTTTAGGATTTTTCCGAATCTGGAGAATGCCGATGAGCGCGACCCAAGGAATTTTGGGATATTTTTATCCTGCTGTTCCGGTTAAAATTGAAGAATTTCACGCGCGGGATATTCATTTTAATTATGAAAGATTTTGTAAGCCTTTCATAAACGACCAAATTCTTTGGGATTTTTTCGGCGAAGAACGCGATCATATTCAAGGACATTTCATGAATAACCATTTCGATGGAACGTACAGCTTTAAAGAAGAATTTGATACGCAGCGAAAACTCGCCGATTATTTTAAAACAAGATCCTTTAACGGTGCGGAGGAGCGTCTGCTTTCTTTAGCTGCGAATGTTTTGTTTTTACAGGAAGCGCTCGGTGATGATCGATATGTGTATCATCCGAGATTTAATGTGGAGAAAACAGATTCCTATAAATATTTAAGCGATGGTGAAAAATGGAAAATTTCCGAATTATACCGCGATTATTTCTTCCACAGACAGGATGGTTTGTGGTATCAGCAGGGAATGGAAAAACTTCCCGTTATCCTGAACTCCACCGATATGCTGATATGTGGTGAAGATTTAGGTTTGGTTCCGGACTGCGTTCCGCAGGTGATGGACCGCCTGGGAATTACCGCCTTAAAAGTTCAAAGAATGCCGGCTGATGATTCGCTGTGGTACGATCCGCAAAACGCTACCTATATGAATGTGGTGACGGCGAGCTCGCACGACAGTTCCACTTTGCGACAGTGGTGGCAGGAAGACCGCGGCTTGACGCAAAATTATTTCCAGCACCAACTTGGGCAGTATGGAACTGCGCCTTGGCATCTGGAATGTGAACTTGCAGAAATCATCATGCTTCAGCATCTTTACAACAACGCGATGCTGGCGATTTTCCCTATTCAGGAGTTTTTAGCTACCGATAATAAGCTAAAAAACCCAAATATGGATGAAGAGCGCATTAACCAGCCGGCGGTCTTTCCTCATTACTGGCGTTACAGAATGCATTTGAATATCGAAGAATTGGTTGCGGAAGCAGATTTTAATAGAAAAATTGCCTACTGGATTTCAGATTCTAACCGAATTTAA